The following are encoded in a window of Pseudomonas sp. JQ170C genomic DNA:
- a CDS encoding methyl-accepting chemotaxis protein, whose product MNSWFANISVNLKLGLGFGLVLLLTSLLALTGWNSMGGLIDRSNWMSDITQLNSDLTNLRITRLQYMLTNGDDASAGTVQVKLNAFSEQQQKLLKSFKSPENVKLLQELGQTIDEYQVSINKMRAGYRASLAARDAMNLAASRAIDLVEAINRDILALPEGDASRLEQFRTITQAKEQLFQVRLAVRSYIADISSEAEQLALRQLDGALAEIASLNRQMPHEGARIQQFENAVLAYREAVRQFRDATADVAVARQEMTVQGATIVKISDALYTIQLERRDSESAQARTLQLTATLLALLVGVLAAVVITRQITRPLRETLAVVEKIAAGDLTHDLRVTRRDELGVLQQGIQRMGATLRDLISGIRDGVTQIASAAEELSAVTEETSAGVNSQKVETDQVATAMHEMAATVQEVARNAEHASAAATDADAQARDGDRVVAEAINQIERLAEEVHRSTEAMGLLQQESQKIGSVMDVIKSVAEQTNLLALNAAIEAARAGEAGRGFAVVADEVRGLAQRTQKSTEEIEELVAGLQSGTQQVANVMLGSRNLTDSSVELTRKAGASLESITRTVSNIQSMNQQIAAAAEQQSAVAEQISRSIINVRDVSEQTAAASDETAASSVELARLGNQLQTMVSHFRV is encoded by the coding sequence ATGAATAGCTGGTTTGCCAACATCAGCGTCAACCTGAAACTCGGCCTGGGCTTCGGCCTGGTGCTGCTGCTCACCAGCCTGCTGGCCCTGACCGGCTGGAACAGCATGGGCGGGCTGATCGACCGCAGTAACTGGATGAGCGATATCACCCAGCTCAACAGCGACCTGACCAACCTGCGTATCACTCGCCTGCAATACATGCTGACCAACGGTGACGATGCCTCCGCCGGTACCGTGCAGGTCAAGCTCAATGCCTTCAGCGAACAACAGCAAAAGCTGCTCAAGAGCTTCAAGAGCCCTGAGAACGTCAAGCTGCTCCAGGAGCTGGGCCAGACCATCGACGAATACCAGGTCTCGATCAACAAGATGCGCGCCGGCTATCGGGCCAGCCTTGCGGCGCGTGACGCCATGAACCTGGCCGCTTCGCGCGCCATCGACCTGGTCGAGGCGATCAACCGCGATATCCTCGCCCTGCCCGAAGGCGACGCCAGCCGTCTGGAGCAGTTTCGCACCATCACCCAGGCCAAGGAGCAGCTGTTCCAGGTGCGCCTGGCCGTGCGCAGCTACATAGCCGACATCAGCAGCGAAGCCGAACAACTGGCCCTGCGTCAGCTCGATGGCGCCCTGGCCGAGATTGCCAGCCTGAACCGCCAGATGCCGCACGAAGGCGCACGCATCCAGCAGTTTGAAAACGCCGTGCTGGCCTACCGCGAAGCGGTGCGTCAGTTCCGCGATGCCACTGCCGACGTCGCCGTGGCCCGCCAGGAAATGACCGTACAAGGCGCCACCATCGTCAAGATCAGCGACGCGCTGTACACGATCCAGCTCGAACGCCGTGACAGCGAAAGCGCCCAGGCCCGTACCCTGCAATTGACCGCCACCCTGCTGGCGCTGTTGGTGGGCGTGTTGGCGGCGGTAGTCATCACCCGCCAGATCACCCGTCCGCTGCGCGAGACCCTGGCCGTGGTGGAAAAAATCGCCGCCGGCGACCTCACCCATGACCTGCGCGTTACCCGCCGCGACGAACTGGGCGTGCTGCAACAAGGCATCCAGCGCATGGGCGCGACCCTGCGCGACCTGATCAGCGGCATCCGTGACGGCGTCACCCAGATCGCCAGCGCCGCCGAAGAGCTGTCGGCCGTGACCGAAGAAACCAGCGCCGGGGTCAACAGCCAGAAAGTCGAGACCGACCAGGTCGCCACGGCCATGCACGAGATGGCCGCCACCGTGCAGGAGGTGGCGCGCAACGCCGAGCACGCCTCTGCCGCCGCCACCGATGCCGACGCGCAGGCCCGGGACGGTGATCGAGTGGTCGCCGAAGCCATCAACCAGATCGAACGCCTGGCCGAAGAAGTACACCGCTCCACCGAGGCCATGGGCCTGCTGCAGCAGGAGAGCCAGAAGATCGGCAGCGTCATGGATGTGATCAAGTCAGTGGCCGAGCAAACCAATCTGCTGGCCCTGAACGCCGCCATCGAAGCCGCCCGTGCCGGTGAAGCCGGACGTGGCTTTGCCGTGGTGGCCGATGAGGTTCGTGGGCTGGCCCAGCGTACGCAGAAGTCCACCGAAGAGATCGAAGAGTTGGTGGCCGGTTTGCAGAGCGGTACCCAGCAAGTGGCCAATGTGATGCTTGGTAGCCGCAACCTGACCGACAGCAGCGTCGAGCTGACCCGCAAGGCTGGCGCCTCGCTGGAAAGCATCACCCGCACCGTGTCGAACATTCAGTCGATGAACCAGCAGATTGCAGCGGCGGCCGAACAGCAGAGCGCGGTGGCCGAACAGATCAGCCGCAGCATCATCAACGTGCGCGATGTGTCGGAGCAGACCGCGGCGGCCAGTGACGAAACCGCAGCCTCCAGTGTCGAGCTGGCCCGCCTGGGTAACCAGCTGCAGACCATGGTCAGCCACTTCCGCGTCTAA
- a CDS encoding FAD-dependent oxidoreductase, translated as MAVDTPTSSRVDCDVLVIGSGAAGLSAAVTAAWHGQKVIVVEKDAVFGGATAWSGGWMWVPCNPLAQRAGIIEDRSQPRTYLEHELGERFDAAMIDAFLDAAPRMVSFFERHTALQFADGNGIADIHGQTPGAGTGGRSVIAAPYDARQLGKLLKRLRKTMRETSFIGMPIMAGKDLGAFLTLTRSWRSLLHVGKRVSRHLLDLALHGRALQLVNGVALVARLAKSAEDLGVLLWASAPATALIHEQGRVSGAVVDTAHGPVTLHARKAVVLAAGGFANDIERRKALFPRTPTGHEHLALPPLGVNGDGLRLGESVGGQVADDLHSPVAWAPVSRVAHKDGTVGHFPHIIERGKPGIIGVLANGKRFVNEADGYYDYVSAMVAQAPGEQVASWLICSHAFQRRYGLGISRPFPLPLQPCIDSGYLKVGNTLEALAKACGIDPQGLQDTVTEYNRHARLGEDPAFGRGSTPYNRKQGDALHGPNPCVAPIEQGPFYAVKVEPGCFGTFAGLKTNEHAQVLDSQRQPIAGLYAAGTDMASIMGGHYPAGGINLGPAATFGYIAGRHIAGVTEYE; from the coding sequence ATGGCTGTCGATACCCCCACGTCCTCCCGCGTGGATTGCGATGTACTGGTCATCGGTTCCGGCGCTGCCGGTTTGTCGGCGGCAGTGACCGCCGCCTGGCACGGGCAGAAGGTCATCGTGGTGGAAAAGGACGCCGTGTTCGGCGGCGCCACCGCCTGGTCCGGCGGCTGGATGTGGGTACCGTGCAACCCCTTGGCGCAGCGCGCCGGCATCATCGAAGACCGCTCACAACCGCGCACCTATCTTGAACACGAACTGGGCGAGCGCTTCGACGCCGCGATGATCGATGCCTTTCTCGACGCCGCGCCGCGCATGGTGTCGTTCTTCGAGCGCCACACAGCCTTGCAGTTTGCCGACGGCAACGGTATCGCCGACATCCATGGGCAAACACCGGGTGCCGGCACCGGCGGACGCTCAGTGATCGCCGCGCCCTATGACGCCCGCCAGCTGGGCAAACTGCTCAAGCGCCTGCGCAAGACCATGCGCGAAACGTCGTTCATCGGCATGCCGATCATGGCCGGCAAAGACCTCGGCGCCTTTCTCACCCTCACCCGCTCGTGGCGCTCGCTGCTGCATGTGGGTAAACGCGTCAGCCGGCACCTGCTCGATCTGGCCCTGCACGGCCGCGCCTTGCAACTGGTCAATGGCGTAGCGCTGGTGGCACGCCTGGCCAAGTCGGCAGAAGACCTGGGGGTGCTCCTGTGGGCGTCGGCCCCGGCTACGGCATTGATCCATGAGCAGGGCCGGGTGAGTGGCGCCGTGGTCGACACGGCTCACGGCCCGGTGACCCTCCATGCCCGCAAGGCGGTGGTGCTGGCGGCCGGTGGCTTTGCCAACGACATCGAGCGACGCAAGGCGCTGTTTCCGCGCACGCCCACCGGGCATGAACACCTGGCCTTGCCGCCACTGGGCGTCAACGGTGATGGCCTGCGCCTGGGCGAAAGCGTCGGCGGCCAGGTGGCGGACGACCTGCACAGCCCGGTGGCCTGGGCGCCGGTGTCGCGTGTGGCGCACAAGGACGGCACGGTCGGACACTTCCCGCACATCATCGAACGCGGCAAGCCCGGCATCATCGGCGTGCTGGCCAACGGCAAGCGCTTCGTCAACGAAGCCGACGGCTATTACGACTATGTCAGTGCCATGGTCGCCCAGGCGCCGGGGGAGCAGGTGGCGTCGTGGCTGATCTGCAGCCATGCCTTCCAGCGCCGCTATGGGCTGGGCATTTCTCGCCCCTTCCCGCTGCCGCTGCAGCCCTGTATCGACTCGGGCTACCTCAAGGTCGGCAACACCCTCGAAGCCCTGGCCAAAGCCTGCGGCATCGACCCGCAAGGCTTGCAAGACACCGTGACCGAGTACAACCGCCACGCCCGCCTGGGCGAAGACCCGGCGTTCGGCCGCGGCTCGACGCCTTACAACCGCAAACAGGGTGATGCCCTGCACGGCCCGAACCCTTGCGTTGCGCCCATCGAACAAGGGCCGTTCTATGCCGTGAAAGTGGAACCGGGCTGCTTTGGCACCTTTGCCGGGCTCAAGACCAACGAACATGCCCAGGTGCTCGACAGCCAGCGCCAGCCCATTGCCGGGCTATACGCGGCGGGTACCGACATGGCCAGCATCATGGGTGGGCATTACCCGGCGGGAGGGATCAACCTGGGACCGGCGGCGACCTTCGGCTACATCGCCGGGCGGCACATCGCCGGGGTCACCGAATACGAATGA
- a CDS encoding DMT family transporter has translation MPRPTALTDATQPLRGILLVVLATFLFASHDALSKYLAGFYPILWVVWARYLVHTLLMMAIFLPQSGLRVLRTRRPGLQALRALCLLGTSLLFTTALQFIPLAEATAVNFLAPLLVTALSLPLLGEKVTRGQWVAVLVSFVGVTVIIHPGGELFTPAVLLPFGSALCFCFYQLLTRKLSGIDSPTTSNFFTGVLNTLIMSAIVPMFWQTPTLVHGLMAVALGTCGMTAHLFLTQAFRHAPPAMLAPFSYCQIVFAGVLGLVLFGHSPDMAGLVGIALICLSGLGAAWLQRKP, from the coding sequence ATGCCCCGTCCCACCGCGCTTACCGACGCCACCCAGCCACTGCGGGGCATTTTGCTGGTGGTGCTGGCGACCTTCCTGTTTGCCAGCCACGACGCATTGTCCAAGTACCTGGCCGGGTTCTATCCGATCCTCTGGGTCGTGTGGGCGCGCTACCTGGTGCACACCTTGCTGATGATGGCGATCTTCCTGCCGCAGTCCGGGTTGCGGGTGTTGCGCACCCGTCGGCCGGGGCTGCAGGCGTTGCGGGCGTTGTGCCTGCTGGGTACCAGTCTGTTGTTCACCACGGCGTTGCAGTTCATCCCGCTGGCGGAAGCCACGGCGGTGAACTTTCTTGCGCCCTTGCTGGTGACGGCGCTGTCGCTGCCGCTGCTGGGCGAGAAGGTGACCCGGGGGCAGTGGGTCGCGGTGCTGGTGAGTTTTGTCGGCGTCACGGTGATCATCCACCCGGGCGGTGAGTTGTTCACCCCGGCGGTGCTGCTGCCGTTTGGCTCGGCGTTGTGCTTTTGCTTCTACCAGCTCTTGACCCGCAAGCTCAGCGGCATCGACAGCCCGACCACCAGCAACTTCTTCACCGGCGTGCTCAACACACTGATCATGAGTGCCATCGTGCCGATGTTCTGGCAGACCCCGACCCTGGTACACGGTCTGATGGCGGTGGCGCTGGGTACCTGCGGGATGACGGCGCACCTGTTCCTGACCCAGGCCTTCCGCCATGCGCCCCCGGCGATGCTGGCGCCGTTCAGCTACTGCCAGATCGTGTTTGCCGGGGTGCTTGGCCTGGTGCTGTTCGGACACAGCCCGGACATGGCCGGGCTGGTGGGGATTGCCTTGATCTGCCTGAGCGGGCTGGGCGCTGCCTGGTTGCAGCGCAAGCCTTAG
- a CDS encoding sugar phosphate isomerase/epimerase family protein has translation MSQRVMSLAALTVLELSPEAMVEVAARAGYSHVGLRLEPATPEEHHFALVTDADLRRRTAARLRDTGIQVLDLEILRLKPETCVSDFEALLAVGAEFGASELLVAGNDPDERRLTDNFAALCDLAGEYGLHPHLEFMPWTDAKNLTQALRIVEQAGRDNGCVLVDAFHFDRSASSLDALRQVAPARLRYAQLCDVAGPRPDDMAEILRQARNERRFPGDGDCDLAGLLQCLPSSIPLSLEIPTRELYEQGVSALQRAQMALDKTRQLLEQH, from the coding sequence ATGAGTCAACGCGTGATGTCCCTGGCTGCCCTGACAGTGCTGGAGCTGTCACCCGAAGCAATGGTCGAGGTCGCCGCCCGTGCGGGCTACAGCCATGTCGGCCTGCGTCTTGAGCCGGCGACGCCGGAGGAACATCACTTCGCGCTGGTGACCGATGCCGACCTGCGCCGCCGCACGGCGGCCCGTTTGCGCGACACCGGCATCCAGGTGCTGGACTTGGAAATCCTGCGGCTCAAGCCAGAAACCTGTGTATCCGATTTTGAAGCCTTGCTGGCCGTGGGCGCCGAGTTCGGTGCCAGCGAATTGCTGGTGGCCGGCAACGACCCGGACGAGCGTCGCCTGACGGATAACTTCGCCGCCCTGTGCGACCTGGCCGGGGAGTACGGCCTGCACCCGCACCTGGAGTTCATGCCCTGGACCGACGCGAAGAACCTCACCCAGGCCCTGCGTATCGTCGAGCAGGCCGGGCGCGACAATGGCTGTGTGCTGGTCGATGCCTTTCACTTCGACCGCTCGGCGTCGTCGCTGGATGCGTTGCGCCAGGTCGCGCCGGCGCGTCTGCGATATGCTCAGCTGTGCGATGTGGCCGGTCCGCGTCCTGACGACATGGCCGAGATCTTGCGTCAGGCCCGCAACGAGCGGCGCTTTCCGGGCGACGGTGATTGCGACCTGGCGGGGCTGCTGCAGTGCCTGCCGTCGTCGATCCCCCTGAGTCTGGAAATTCCCACCCGGGAGTTGTATGAACAGGGCGTGAGCGCCCTGCAACGGGCACAGATGGCCCTGGACAAGACCCGTCAGCTGCTTGAGCAGCACTAA
- the pcaH gene encoding protocatechuate 3,4-dioxygenase subunit beta: MSAQDNSRFAIRDRNWHPKALTPDYKTSIARSPRQALVSIPQSISESTGPDFSHLKFGEHDHDLLLNFNNGGLPIGERIILAGRVCDQYGKPIPHTLVEIWQANAGGRYRHKNDRYLAPLDPNFGGVGRALTDSEGYYSFRTIKPGPYPWRNGPNDWRPAHIHVSISGPSIATRLITQLYFEGDPLIPMCPIVKSIANPEAVQSLIARLDMSNANPMDSLAYRFDIVLRGQRKTHFENR; this comes from the coding sequence ATGTCTGCACAAGACAACAGTCGCTTCGCTATCCGTGATCGCAACTGGCACCCCAAGGCCTTGACCCCCGATTACAAAACCTCCATTGCCCGGTCGCCGCGCCAGGCATTGGTGAGCATTCCCCAGTCGATCAGCGAAAGCACCGGCCCGGATTTCTCCCACCTGAAGTTCGGCGAGCATGACCACGACCTGCTGCTCAACTTCAACAATGGCGGCTTGCCGATCGGCGAGCGGATCATCCTTGCCGGCCGCGTGTGCGACCAGTACGGCAAGCCGATCCCGCACACCCTGGTGGAGATCTGGCAGGCCAACGCCGGTGGCCGCTACCGCCACAAGAACGACCGCTACCTTGCGCCGCTGGACCCGAACTTCGGCGGTGTCGGCCGTGCCTTGACCGACAGCGAAGGCTATTACAGCTTCCGCACCATCAAGCCGGGCCCGTACCCATGGCGCAACGGCCCCAACGACTGGCGTCCGGCGCACATCCATGTGTCGATCAGCGGCCCGTCGATTGCCACCCGGTTGATTACCCAGCTGTATTTCGAGGGCGATCCGTTGATCCCGATGTGCCCGATCGTCAAGTCGATCGCCAACCCCGAGGCGGTACAGAGCCTGATTGCCCGGTTGGACATGAGCAACGCCAACCCGATGGACAGCCTGGCCTATCGCTTCGACATCGTGTTGCGCGGTCAGCGCAAGACCCACTTCGAAAACCGCTGA
- a CDS encoding IclR family transcriptional regulator — protein sequence MAGSQIERAFSLVERLTSEPRGLPLQTLADELDIPKSATHRMLTELMRLGYVRQNPESSRYHLSTRLVAMGFRYLASSGADIVQPILDQLAQQTGELVRLGVIDGDRQTWIAKAQGARSGLRYDPDMGRDAPLFYTASGHAWLSSLSDAQALVLVERQGIARREDFGPNAPASNAQLLERLRLAREHGYAWVVESSAVGTSALAAVVRHPVDGHAVGVLSVAGPSARMSEARMHELAPVLLAAAAELSAASPASELFVS from the coding sequence ATGGCCGGCAGTCAGATCGAACGCGCGTTCAGCCTTGTTGAACGCCTTACCAGCGAGCCCCGCGGCCTGCCATTGCAGACCCTGGCCGACGAGCTGGATATCCCCAAGAGCGCCACCCACCGCATGCTCACCGAGTTGATGCGCCTGGGTTATGTGCGCCAGAACCCGGAGAGCAGCCGCTATCACCTGAGCACGCGGCTGGTGGCCATGGGCTTTCGCTACCTGGCCAGCAGCGGTGCCGATATCGTTCAGCCGATTCTTGATCAGCTGGCGCAACAGACCGGTGAGCTGGTGCGCCTGGGGGTGATCGACGGCGACCGCCAGACCTGGATCGCCAAGGCCCAGGGCGCCCGCTCGGGCTTGCGTTACGACCCGGACATGGGCCGCGATGCGCCGCTGTTCTATACCGCCTCCGGACATGCCTGGCTGTCGAGCCTGAGCGATGCCCAGGCCCTGGTGCTGGTGGAGCGCCAGGGCATTGCCCGGCGTGAAGACTTCGGCCCCAATGCCCCGGCCTCCAATGCCCAATTGCTCGAACGCCTGCGCTTGGCGCGCGAGCACGGCTATGCCTGGGTGGTGGAAAGCTCGGCGGTGGGGACGTCGGCATTGGCGGCGGTGGTGCGCCACCCGGTCGATGGCCATGCGGTGGGCGTGCTCAGCGTGGCCGGGCCCAGCGCGCGGATGAGCGAGGCGCGTATGCATGAGCTGGCGCCGGTGCTGCTGGCGGCGGCAGCAGAGCTGTCGGCGGCCAGCCCCGCTTCCGAGTTGTTCGTCTCGTAG
- the ypfJ gene encoding KPN_02809 family neutral zinc metallopeptidase: MQWRKGRRSDNVVDARGEGGGGMRFGGGKGLSIGAILLIVGIGWITGQDPLQILGQLAGQMDQQSAPVSTGPAKAPPANDEQAEFVASILGDTEDTWRAIFAQAGRQYKDPTLTLFSGQINSACGFASSAVGPFYCPADQKVYLDMSFFREMEQRFAAAGDFAQAYVIAHEVGHHVQTLLGVSAKVQAARQRGERMEGDNGLLVRQELQADCLAGVWAYQAQQRLNWLEPGDIEEALNAANAIGDDRLQQKGQGRVVPDSFTHGTSQQRVRWFKTGFAKGDINQCDTFTSRPL; this comes from the coding sequence ATGCAATGGCGAAAAGGCAGGCGTAGCGACAATGTGGTCGATGCCCGTGGCGAGGGTGGCGGCGGCATGCGCTTCGGCGGTGGCAAGGGCCTAAGCATCGGTGCGATCCTGCTGATCGTCGGCATCGGCTGGATTACCGGGCAGGACCCCCTGCAGATTCTCGGCCAGCTGGCCGGGCAGATGGATCAGCAAAGCGCACCGGTCAGCACGGGCCCGGCCAAGGCGCCACCGGCCAACGATGAGCAGGCCGAATTCGTCGCCTCGATCCTCGGCGACACCGAAGACACCTGGCGGGCGATCTTTGCCCAGGCCGGCCGCCAGTACAAAGACCCGACCCTGACCCTGTTCAGCGGCCAGATCAATTCGGCCTGCGGCTTCGCCTCCTCGGCGGTCGGCCCCTTCTACTGCCCGGCCGACCAGAAGGTCTACCTGGACATGAGCTTCTTCCGCGAAATGGAGCAGCGCTTCGCCGCCGCCGGCGACTTCGCCCAGGCCTACGTGATTGCCCACGAAGTCGGTCACCATGTGCAGACCCTGCTGGGCGTGTCGGCCAAGGTCCAGGCGGCACGCCAGCGCGGCGAGCGCATGGAAGGCGACAATGGCCTGCTGGTGCGCCAGGAACTGCAGGCCGACTGCCTGGCCGGCGTCTGGGCCTATCAGGCGCAACAACGCCTGAACTGGCTGGAACCGGGTGACATCGAAGAGGCCCTGAACGCCGCCAACGCCATCGGCGACGACCGCCTGCAGCAGAAAGGCCAGGGCCGCGTGGTCCCGGACTCCTTCACCCACGGCACCTCGCAACAGCGCGTGCGCTGGTTCAAGACCGGCTTCGCCAAGGGCGACATCAACCAGTGCGATACTTTTACCAGCCGCCCCCTCTAA
- the pcaG gene encoding protocatechuate 3,4-dioxygenase subunit alpha: MPIQLLPETPSQTAGPYVHIGLALEAAGNPTRDQEIWNRMARPDAPGEHILVFGNVYDGNGHLVRDSFLEFWQADHNGQYQGDFDLEQPFNSFGRTATTFDAGEWTLNTIKPGVVRNAAGVPMAPHINVSLFARGINIHLQTRLYFDDEAQANARCPVLNLIEQPQRRETLVATRCEVDGKLAYRFDIRIQGEGETVFFDF; this comes from the coding sequence ATGCCCATTCAATTGCTGCCGGAAACCCCTTCGCAGACGGCCGGCCCGTATGTGCACATCGGCCTGGCCCTGGAAGCGGCCGGCAACCCGACCCGTGACCAGGAAATCTGGAACCGCATGGCCCGCCCCGATGCGCCGGGCGAGCATATCCTGGTGTTTGGCAACGTCTACGACGGCAACGGCCACCTGGTGCGCGACTCGTTCCTGGAGTTCTGGCAGGCCGACCACAATGGCCAGTACCAGGGTGATTTCGACCTGGAGCAGCCGTTCAACAGCTTTGGCCGTACCGCCACCACCTTCGATGCCGGTGAGTGGACACTGAACACCATCAAGCCGGGTGTGGTGCGCAACGCCGCGGGCGTGCCGATGGCGCCGCACATCAACGTCAGTCTGTTTGCGCGAGGGATTAACATTCACCTGCAAACGCGGCTGTATTTCGATGATGAGGCTCAGGCCAATGCCCGGTGTCCGGTGCTGAACCTGATCGAGCAGCCGCAGCGTCGCGAGACGCTGGTGGCGACGCGCTGTGAGGTGGATGGGAAGCTGGCGTACCGCTTTGACATCCGCATTCAGGGCGAAGGCGAGACAGTGTTTTTCGACTTCTGA
- the ggt gene encoding gamma-glutamyltransferase yields MRVVMFRTLGLSAAIIASSSAYAVTLEGGAVAAPDQYGAQVAADVLKKGGNAVDAAVATAFTLAVTYPEAGNIGGGGFMTLYMDGKPYFLDYREVAPKAASRNMYLDEKGEIIENLSLVGARAAGVPGTVMGLWEAHQKFGKLPWAELITPAVGYAKNGFKIAEKQYQYREDALGLFKDSTNFNDYFGNMKVGETFKQPELAQTLERIADKGVSEFYQGKTADLLVAQMQADKGLISKDDLKDYKAVWRDPMGIEWRGNMVYTAPLPSSGGVALAQLLGIKENRAADFKGVDLNSARYIHLLAEIEKRVFADRADYLGDPAFSKVPVDKLIAKDYLAKRAQEVNPTAISETEKVRPGLEPHQTTHFSIVDKQGNAVSNTYTLNWDYGSGVVVKGAGFLLNDEMDDFSSKPGVANAFGVVGGDANAIEPGKRMLSSMAPTLVTRDGKVTLVLGTPGGSRIFTSIFQVLNNLYDYNLPLEKAVAAQRVHHQLLPKDTIYFDAYAPLTGKVADELKKMGYTLEDQGWEMGDIQAIRVNGTALETASDPRGRGVGHVVK; encoded by the coding sequence ATGCGCGTTGTGATGTTCCGAACCCTGGGCCTGAGTGCCGCAATAATCGCCAGCTCATCGGCTTACGCGGTGACCCTGGAAGGTGGCGCGGTAGCTGCACCTGATCAATATGGTGCACAGGTGGCCGCCGACGTCCTGAAAAAAGGCGGTAACGCGGTCGATGCCGCCGTCGCCACCGCGTTCACCCTGGCCGTGACCTACCCCGAAGCCGGCAACATCGGCGGCGGCGGTTTCATGACCCTGTACATGGATGGCAAACCTTACTTCCTCGACTACCGCGAAGTGGCGCCCAAGGCAGCCAGTCGCAACATGTACCTGGACGAAAAGGGCGAAATCATCGAGAACCTGAGCCTGGTCGGCGCCCGTGCCGCCGGTGTGCCGGGTACGGTGATGGGCTTGTGGGAAGCGCATCAGAAGTTCGGCAAATTGCCCTGGGCCGAGCTGATCACCCCAGCCGTGGGCTACGCGAAGAACGGCTTCAAGATTGCTGAAAAACAGTACCAGTACCGCGAAGACGCCCTGGGCCTGTTCAAGGACAGCACCAACTTCAACGACTACTTCGGCAACATGAAAGTCGGCGAGACCTTCAAGCAGCCAGAGCTGGCGCAAACCCTGGAGCGCATTGCCGACAAGGGCGTGAGCGAGTTCTACCAGGGCAAGACCGCTGACTTGCTGGTGGCGCAGATGCAGGCCGACAAAGGCCTGATCAGCAAGGACGACCTCAAGGACTACAAAGCCGTATGGCGTGACCCGATGGGCATCGAATGGCGCGGCAACATGGTCTACACCGCACCGCTGCCAAGCTCTGGCGGCGTGGCCCTGGCGCAACTGCTGGGCATCAAGGAAAACCGCGCGGCGGACTTCAAGGGCGTTGACCTGAACTCGGCACGCTACATCCACTTGCTGGCCGAAATCGAGAAGCGTGTGTTCGCTGACCGCGCCGACTACCTGGGCGACCCTGCGTTTTCAAAGGTGCCTGTGGATAAGCTGATCGCCAAGGACTACCTGGCCAAGCGTGCCCAGGAGGTCAACCCGACGGCCATTTCCGAAACCGAGAAAGTCCGCCCGGGCCTTGAACCGCACCAGACCACCCACTTCTCCATCGTCGACAAGCAGGGCAACGCGGTCAGCAACACCTACACCCTGAACTGGGACTACGGCAGTGGTGTAGTGGTCAAGGGCGCAGGCTTCCTGCTCAACGACGAGATGGACGACTTCAGCTCCAAGCCCGGGGTCGCCAACGCCTTTGGTGTGGTGGGCGGTGATGCCAATGCCATCGAGCCGGGCAAGCGCATGCTCTCGTCCATGGCTCCGACCCTGGTCACCCGTGACGGCAAGGTCACCCTGGTGCTGGGTACGCCCGGTGGCTCACGGATCTTCACCTCGATCTTCCAGGTGCTGAACAACCTGTACGACTACAACCTGCCACTGGAAAAAGCCGTGGCGGCGCAGCGGGTTCATCACCAGTTGCTGCCTAAGGACACCATCTACTTCGATGCCTATGCACCGCTGACCGGCAAGGTGGCGGATGAGCTGAAGAAGATGGGCTACACCCTGGAAGACCAGGGCTGGGAGATGGGCGATATCCAGGCGATCCGGGTCAATGGCACGGCGCTGGAAACTGCCTCCGATCCGCGTGGGCGGGGCGTGGGACACGTCGTCAAATAA